The Quercus lobata isolate SW786 chromosome 9, ValleyOak3.0 Primary Assembly, whole genome shotgun sequence region TGAATACAAATACCCaccttcttcttgttcttctcgAAACATCCCGCACTATGTTATTGCCATTCGGGGCACACTCATCAAACGACGCACTTGGAAACAAGACTTCGGGTTAAATTTCCAGTGCTTCTTTAACAAACTTCACCAGCGTTCCCGCTTTCAACAAGCAATGGAGTTTCTTCGCAAAACAGTTAAGTCTAAGGGTGAATCCAGTGTGTGGTTAGCTGGACATTCTCTGGGGTCAGCTATGGCACTGCTTGCAGGAAAGGAAATGGCCAAGGAGGGTCATTTAATTGAAACTTATCTTTTCAATCCTCCATTCTTCTCGGCCCTCTTAGAAAGTGTAATCAAAGATGAACGAGTGAAGTTTGGAATCCACTTGGCAACCAGTGTTTTCAAGACAGGACTCGCGGGTCTTAACATTGTTGTAAATGGTGGCCAAGCTGATGACCCTTTTGCGGTGCTATCTCCCTGGGTTCCTTACCTTTTTGTGAACCCAGATGATCCTATTTGTTCAGAATATATTGGATATTTTGAACACaggaagaagatggaggagaatgGAGTTGGAATATTTGAGATGGTTGCAACAAAGAACTCCACGAGGAATCTATGCTTAAGCTTGTTGGGAATGGATTCAGGTTCAGAACCACTGCATCTCCTCCCTTCAGCAGATCTGACCATTAATAGGGGTCAATTCCCAGATATTGAAGGTGTTTTTGCTGATTATAAAAAGTTTAGAAGAGCTCACGGTCTTCAACAGTGGTGGAATTCTTTTCCCTATGAATCTATGCGTTATAACTACAACACCACAAAACGGGTTGAATGTAGCAGCTAAGAGCCTCAACAACTAGCCATGTGTTGGTACTCCTTATATCCCATCTCCATCCCAAACGGTCCAAAAGAATAGTAAGTGAGTTTCTCACCGACCGGGAGTATGGGGTCTCGCCCGGGAGCGGGTAGGGTGCTACTATGATTACGCCTAAGTAAGAAAGCCACACTGATCGCCcccctctacccattttttgtttaccgaaaaaaaaaaaataataagagcaTTAGatcattaaatataaaaacaagaCCATATTAGTGGAGTCAAAACCAAATAATTTGGCTCTACAGTGCACAGCTACTTTTAGCTGTTCATTGcttgtatgtaaaaaaaaaaactattatatttGCGTGTTCacactaaaaagaatatttaattaatttcttttcttttactttttcttctttcccctACCCAGACGCTTCAGCTCTGCCTCTTCTCCCTTTTTATTTCCCTCAATAGCTCCGATCTTTACCTTCTCTTTTGACAAAATTGATCTGATCACTCCGATTTGAAGATAATGGATCGTTGGGTGTGGCCTGGGAATCGGTGAAATAgcaatttctgaaaaaaaaGGATATAACACGAGAATAggtatattaattaattattaaatatatatttttatatcttcctaaaaaaaatatatatatatatatattttttatatattgttaatcatttatttttcatatattgttAAGCATATCAATTCATATGAGGGGGAGAAAATAAATGATGGAGGTAAGATTTTCTTAGGAGACTTAATGTGGCCCACATTGAGTTTATCtgaattatttaattactattttttttttttttttataataagagTGATAGATAAAGATCCGTTTTATTAAATGTATTTTTGTGAATAGACACTTTTAACATTGTTTTTGTTGAAGAGGCATACTTTGAGGAGTATAAATAAATCcggtaaaaatattattttggtttctatattttggtGTCAtagttaatttgatttttatattttaatagcAGTCAATTTgatacttaatatttttaacttaCAGTCAATTTGGTTTCTACCGTTAAttcataaatgaaaaatatctaTATGGCTAACATTATGCACAATTGGCACATTTAAAACTATGTggttataataaatttaaattaatattaaaaaatttcacatcaccgtatgaatgaaaaaaaaaaaaaaaaattcttattattaaaaaacaaaaactaaaaccttaattttaaagaaagaaaacttttaatCCTTAACCTaaatccttattttattttatttttttgttcttaatttcttatGCACTTATACAGTTATACTTTCTTGACAACAAACCATGAATGAGCCACCCAAAATTTGGATCTTTTTATTTCTCCCTCACCAAATCACACTAGCTCagcaaatcaaaacccaaaaaacgaTCAAACCCACCTAATATAAACTAAACCCAGATCAagagagagagcccagatcgAAGAGGCCGAAATTGGTGTCACAACTTTCTCCACGCCGTTCACCGCCACTAGCCACCATTTGCTTGCTCTCTCCCTCTATTTGTACTTATTTTGGACTCATCCAACTTTGTAACGGAAGTCTTTGTCATTTCGCATGAGGAGGTTGTTGTGGCTTACAGCCAAGATGACACCGACAGCtgatgagatgagatgagatcGGCTACTAGAGATGGATTTTGGGTTTGCCTTGTGCGGTGATGTGGTGAGATCATAGTCGTTGGAGAAGTAGTTGCCTTGAGCGGTGGTGATGGATCTGGGTTTGCTTGTGTGGTTTGTGGGGGTGGATATGGGTTTGGTAGTAGTGGATTTGAATTGTTTGGAGGTAGTGCTGGACTATGGGTTGGTGGTAATTCAAGTTTGGTGATTATGGAATGTGGTCAATGGCGGTTCTGAATTGTTGGGCTTTTGGTACCAAGAAATtgcaaagaaagtaaaaaagaaaatcaggaaaattataatgaaaatatgtttggttgctaagaaatggtaagaaaattaaataataataaagaaaatgatagaaattggtaaaaagatatatatatatatatatatatatataaatgctgatgtgacttcttttgccttttaataataataaaaatgttgatgtggtttCCTTTGTCATCTAATTGCTGATGAGGACCCCTAAAATTTAGACATATCATCATTGGACATGCTAACATTGCATATCGTTAAACACATAAGCATTTTATGTTAGTAGGTTAATGATAGGAATCAAATTAATtgtaagttaaaaataacatgaaccaaattgactgttattaaaatataaaggCCAAATTAACTTTATCCCTAAAATGTAGGGAGTTTTCGtcaataaataattgattaagGAGATTCTGGGTGTGTTCTCCATTAAAGGACTTTTAAGAAAACGTCATAGACTAGAAGAATTCCTTCTTAATTCTTCATTTTCCGGTAAGTATTCTCTCCAGATAGCTTGAACAACAATGGCATAAGGTATGTTAATTAAGCAAAAGGACAATGTTGATGctgaaatagttttttttcgATAACCTTGATGCTGGAATAGTTAGAAAAGGTGCGTATAGTGTAGAGAGTGACCTACACCTTTCTCTTATTACTATCTCTACACATTCACGTCAAAACCACAAGTAACGAGTACGAACATGTATTGGGTTTAATGAATCAAATCAATACTAAGAAAGTGAACaccaccctctctctctctctctctctcgtccaGGTAGAACTTGAAGCAATTAAGTGAGCTCTATCTTTAGCATCAAACCTGGATTTTGAGGTCATTCTTATTGAGATAGATTCCCAAACCTGTGCGAATCTTCTTTCTGAGTGGGGAGCTGCTCCTCTTTGGAGAGTCAGGTCTATCTGTGCTGAGTTTCTCTCAGCTCTTTCCTCAAATGTCTCTGTTAATTGGAGTGCCCAAGCTGTGCTCACTCTTTGGCAAAATGGTCCTTCTCATGTAATCTTTTTGGTTCGTTTGATTTTGGCAACAGCCCcccttgttttgttttggccatCCTAGGTGAGgcttaataaaaatttcagttcatcaaaaataaataaataatagggaaTTTCCTCAAAATGCAAGCAAAATGCATAACGAccaattcagcaaaaaaatatacaaaacaaccaaatccaagccattaattatataaactagtcactaacccgtgcgatgcacggaaaaattccaaaagagaGAACTCCAACACTTACGCTAACTTATTACACAATCTAGAAACTGTCCTATAGGATATAGGTCCTACCTATTTCACAAAAAGCATGAATTTGTTTTAACACATCCGAAATCTCCTTCAAGTTTGGTTCCTACAACCCAATTGATGCCAGCAACTGAGTTGGCAAACTCCGCAATCAAATCCCCGATCCACAGTTCATGACAAGAGTGTAACAAACAATAGAGCATGGCAGCCATCCACAATGGGTTTCCTTGGCAATGAATTAATTATGGACTATAACAGGAGAACCATGACTATTTCTAAATATAATGCGCAAACCTACAAAATAGATGGCTTTGAAAAAGGACCAGTGCCATGTCTAGTTTGAGATGTGGAGAAACAGGAATTGCAATTGTTAGGCTCACTTAATATTTTAGCTTATATTTTTTAGCACTGTAAAGTTTAAAGATATTTTGGACTGGTAAGCAAATAAAGTTATTTTGGGATGCGTGggataataataagtttttttttttttttgggtcaaatgGATAATAATAAGTTGTCATTaggaaaaaaagagtattaGTATTGTATTTATCCTTATTTGTGAGTATTAAATATTTATCCTTATCAATTCCTTTTAAATGGTTCAACAATCTTCTCTTGCTCAAGGCCACATTTCATATTTCCTTGACTGGCTCTTCATTCACCTCCTTAAAGAGAAGTTCTAATTTCATACAACATTGGAAATTTCAAGTAGAAAAATAGCAAGCATATCTTTGGAAGTCTATATTCAATATCTAAAAAGGCTAGTGTTCATTGATCTTTAAAATAGAATTACAAAATCTTATACGAAAAACATATTAGTCCAACAACAAATGACAATGCACACTTCAATGCAATGTTCATTTCTTGTacggccaaaataaaataaacaaacggCTACTAAAAAACAAAGCAGGATTGCAATAGCATATTtgctacacttttttttttttttgcacaaagCCATAATTGAGacatgtttttttgtttggataaaatTGCCCACctataatttaaatacatacAATATCATAAGCCCTCTATTTGTTCTTTGTATAGTActttaattattaaaagaaatacataatttttcattgggataagttaaaaattaaatctataGAATTCGGGACCTTATCTCCTACAATTGGTGAATATATGCAATACCTACAACGTAACAACTGTTTCAGTAACAAAgtgtgaaataattttaaaaaa contains the following coding sequences:
- the LOC115960848 gene encoding GDSL esterase/lipase At4g10955-like — its product is MPSEKQIFLKSGPGHLTAAVNWSDEHYRRSVVASLVKGVYILERNRQKSQKNRQEPQALAPPLWESFHFQLSQTLVDNKDLSIFGAIYEYKYPPSSCSSRNIPHYVIAIRGTLIKRRTWKQDFGLNFQCFFNKLHQRSRFQQAMEFLRKTVKSKGESSVWLAGHSLGSAMALLAGKEMAKEGHLIETYLFNPPFFSALLESVIKDERVKFGIHLATSVFKTGLAGLNIVVNGGQADDPFAVLSPWVPYLFVNPDDPICSEYIGYFEHRKKMEENGVGIFEMVATKNSTRNLCLSLLGMDSGSEPLHLLPSADLTINRGQFPDIEGVFADYKKFRRAHGLQQWWNSFPYESMRYNYNTTKRVECSS